GAAGGTGGAAAGACGATGTCTCAGTTTGCGGTTGTCCGGACAGGCGGGAAAATGTATCGCGTGGCGCCCGGGCAGGTATTGGTTGTGGAACGTGTTCCCGGCGAGGGAGAGTTTACGCTCGGGGATGTTCTGATGGTTTCTGACGAACAGGGAACTCTTTTTGCCGAGGGCAACAAGGTTCTCCCGGTCACGGTGAAAGCGCGGATTCTTCGCCAGGAACGGGATACGAAAATCATCGTGTTCAAGAAGAAAAAACGCAAGAACTACAGGCGCAAGCAAGGCCACAGGCAAGACGTTTCCCGGATTCAGATTCTTGAAATTGTCCGGACGGCCTGAAAAGTTTGATGTATCTTTTTACCGGCTGGTGTCGGAAGAGCCAGCGGGAATAATCGGATAAGAGAACGGAGACAGTACATGGCACACAAGAAAGGGGTGGGGTCCACCCGGAACGGTCGAGACAGTGAATCGAAGCGTCTGGGAGTCAAACGTCATGACGGACAGCAGGTTCTGGCGGGGAACATCCTTGTTCGTCAGAGAGGAACCCAGTTCTATCCCGGAGACAACGTCGGGATGGGGCGGGATTACACGCTTTTTGCCAAAGAAAC
This portion of the Leptospirillum ferriphilum genome encodes:
- the rpmA gene encoding 50S ribosomal protein L27, with product MAHKKGVGSTRNGRDSESKRLGVKRHDGQQVLAGNILVRQRGTQFYPGDNVGMGRDYTLFAKETGTVKFSRWGRDRKKIHIIPLSTEAISTN
- the rplU gene encoding 50S ribosomal protein L21, which produces MSQFAVVRTGGKMYRVAPGQVLVVERVPGEGEFTLGDVLMVSDEQGTLFAEGNKVLPVTVKARILRQERDTKIIVFKKKKRKNYRRKQGHRQDVSRIQILEIVRTA